Proteins from one Triticum aestivum cultivar Chinese Spring chromosome 7A, IWGSC CS RefSeq v2.1, whole genome shotgun sequence genomic window:
- the LOC123147625 gene encoding alcohol dehydrogenase yields MSISTASRRALSRIGGALRRSLSSSSSSVPDASGYHVSGGPSFMRAAVFWEPGRPLTMEEFRMPRPKAGEVLVKTKACGVCHSDLHVMKGELPFASPCVVGHEITGEVVDHGAHTPAEIVNRFPVGSHVVGAFIMPCGNCFYCVKGQEDLCESFFAYNRAKGTLYDGETRLFLRSNGKPVYMYSMGGLAEYCVVPANALAILPNSLPYTESAILGCAVFTAYGALRHAAEMRAGDSVAVIGVGGVGSSCLQIARAFGASEVIAVDVLDEKLQNAKTLGATHTVNAAKEDAVERIKEITGGRGVDVAVEALGKALTFSQCTQSVRDGGKAVMIGLAATNVVGEVDITRLVRRQVKIIGSYGARARQDLPQIVKLAESGAFNLENAISRKCKFEEANGAYEDLNQGKIVGRAVVEIM; encoded by the exons ATGTCCATCTCCACCGCTTCCCGCCGCGCCCTCAGCCGGATCGGCGGCGCCCTCCGGCGGtccttgtcgtcgtcgtcgtcgtcggtgcCGGACGCCTCGGGGTACCACGTGTCGGGCGGGCCGAGCTTCATGCGCGCGGCCGTGTTCTGGGAGCCCGGCCGCCCGCTCACCATGGAGGAGTTCCGCATGCCGCGCCCCAAGGCCGGCGAGGTCCTCGTCAAGACCAAAG CTTGTGGAGTTTGCCACTCTGATCTCCATGTCATGAAAGGCGAACTCCCTTTCGCCAGCCCTTGTGTCGTTGGCCATGAGATCACCGGGGAGGTTGTCGACCATGGCGCGCACACGCCCGCTGAGATCGTCAATAG GTTTCCAGTTGGCAGTCATGTTGTTGGAGCCTTCATAATGCCCTGTGGGAATTGCTTTTACTGTGTGAAG GGCCAGGAAGACCTCTGTGAGTCTTTCTTTGCGTACAATCGTGCTAAAGGAACACTATATGATGGTGAAACCCGACTATTTCTACGCAGCAACG GAAAACCAGTGTACATGTACAGTATGGGCGGGCTTGCGGAGTACTGTGTTGTGCCGGCCAATGCATTAGCAATTCTTCCTAACTCGTTGCCGTACACAGAGTCAGCCATTCTAGGATGTGCTGTGTTCACCGCATATGGCGCTTTGAGGCATGCTGCTGAAATGCGTGCCGGTGATTCAGTAGCAGTGATTGGGGTTGGCGGGGTTGGATCAAG CTGTTTACAGATAGCAAGAGCCTTTGGAGCTTCCGAAGTCATTGCGGTGGATGTTCTCGATGAGAAACTCCAGAATGCAAAAACACTTGGAGCAACCCACACTGTAAACGCAGCTAAAGAAGACGCTGTTGAAAGGATCAAG GAAATCACTGGTGGGAGAGGTGTGGATGTCGCTGTGGAGGCACTTGGCAAGGCATTAACATTTTCCCAGTGCACCCAAAGTGTACGAGATGGAGGTAAAGCTGTTATGATCGGGCTTGCTGCAACAAACGTAGTAGGCGAGGTGGATATAACCCGTCTTGTTCGCCGACAG GTCAAAATCATTGGCTCGTATGGTGCAAGAGCCAGGCAAGATCTTCCTCAGATAGTCAAGCTTGCTGAGAGCGGCGCCTTCAATCTCGAGAACGCCATATCAAGGAAATGCAAATTCGAAGAGGCGAACGGCGCCTATGAGGATCTCAACCAGGGCAAGATCGTTGGCCGAGCTGTAGTTGAAATCATGTAG
- the LOC123147623 gene encoding phosphatidylinositol-3-phosphatase SAC1 isoform X1 produces MAAEADDPTAASATLEKFRLYETRARFYVIGSSREKRWFRVLKIDRSEPSELHLSEDPVWYSQQEVKSLLQRIAEGNRSTGGLTFVTKAYGIAGCIKFLESYYLILVTKRRQIGCICGHAIYCIDESQMITIPHSSVQTDVATSKNELRYKKLLASVDLTKDFFYSYTYPIMQSLQQNVTSAGMKETPYENLFVWNTFLTEPIRSRCRNALWSVALVHGHFKQVKLSVFGRELNVILISRRSRHFAGTRYLKRGVNDHGKVANDVETEQIVFEEEAGSWKGRMSAIVQMRGSIPLFWSQEAGRLSPKPDIFVQRYDPTYEATKLHFDDLAQRYGQPIIILNLIKTVEKRPREMMLRREFFNAVGYLNQNVPEERKLRFIHWDFHKFAKSKSANVLGVLGGVASEALDLTGFYYSGKPKVQKRRSIQLSRTSTARDVEIRASSGDLPRLSSNADALGSIASQDMRKEDSKHEPLGDAPCYQTGVLRTNCIDCLDRTNVAQYAYGLAALGRQLHAMGLTDVSKIHPDSSIASALMEMYQSMGDALAHQYGGSAAHNTVFPERQGKWKATTQSREFLKSIKRYYSNAYTDGEKQDAINLFLGYFQPQEGKPALWDLDTDYYLHVTTAGDDSYHLSSPHGNNVPGGSGDAMSPRPTLSPVPACKEDFSRMKLTSFDKLIERTCSSIRNVRLHCDADLRPSGGVGTSAMAPDAAEIQLKSPNWLFGQRKHAETVPTTKVTPVENANEGNKDETNVSLCGELNWLSSSADSCEEDNFRRYLAFTTADVDNGWYSGALLYDQDENSGAYKHYSEFCQGPVMDPFEHDPEKEGHYREALSMDIELTDDAQVEAEMKAALDDYQVIGSDLSIIPSCGSLAEDPSQLTRWIIGDEKLRVVGAVQ; encoded by the exons ATGGCGGCGGAGgcggacgacccgacggcggcgTCAGCGACGCTGGAGAAGTTCCGCCTCTACGAAACGCGCGCC AGGTTCTACGTGATCGGGAGCTCGCGGGAGAAGCGGTGGTTTCGGGTGCTCAAGATTGACCGCTCGGAGCCGTCGGAGCTCCACCTCAGCGAGGACCCCGTCTGGTACTCCCAGCAGGAGGTCAAGAGCCTACTCCAGCGCATCGCCGAGGGCAACCGCTCCACCGGCGGCCTCACCTTCGTCACCAAGGCCTACGGCATCGCAG GTTGCATCAAGTTCTTGGAGTCATATTACCTGATTTTAGTCACCAAGCGCCGTCAAATCGGTTGCATCTGTGGCCATGCTATATATTGTATAGATGAGAGCCAGATGATCACCATCCCGCACTCATCTGTACAGACAGATGTTGCAACCTCTAAGAACGAGCTAAG GTACAAGAAGCTTTTGGCCAGTGTTGATCTCACAAAGGATTTCTTCTATAGCTACACATACCCAATCATGCAGAGCTTGCAGCAGAATGTCACCTCTGCAGGGATGAAGGAAACACCTTATGAAAATTTGTTTGTATGGAACACTTTTCTGACAGAGCCGATTCGCTCAAGGTGCCGCAATGCTCTGTGGAGTGTAGCTCTCGTTCATGGACACTTTAAGCAG GTCAAGCTGTCAGTATTTGGCAGGGAGTTAAATGTTATTCTCATTTCGAGAAGATCTCGGCATTTTGCTGGGACACG GTATTTGAAAAGAGGCGTGAATGACCATGGAAAAGTTGCAAACGATGTTGAAACAGAGCAAATAGTATTTGAAGAGGAAGCTGGTTCCTGGAAGGGAAGAATGAGTGCAATAGTACAGAtgcgaggatcgatccctctcttTTGGTCACAAGAGGCTGGCCGACTTAGTCCTAAGCCTGATATTTTTG TGCAGAGGTATGATCCTACTTATGAAGCAACCAAGTTACATTTTGATGATCTCGCTCAGCGATATGGACAGCCTATCATAATACTTAATTTAATAAAG ACTGTTGAAAAAAGGCCAAGGGAGATGATGCTCAGGCGTGAATTCTTTAATGCAGTTGGATATCTTAATCAGAATGTCCCAGAAGAGAGGAAACTGAGATTCATACACTGGGATTTTCATAAATTTGCGAAAAG CAAGTCCGCAAATGTGCTGGGTGTTTTAGGAGGTGTGGCGAGTGAAGCACTGGACCTTACTGGATTTTACTACAGTGGGAAGCCAAAAGTTCAGAAAAGAAGGTCTATCCAGCTTAGTCGAACTAGCACTGCAAG GGATGTTGAAATAAGAGCTAGTTCTGGAGACCTTCCGAGACTCTCTAGCAATGCTGATGCACTTGGTTCTATAGCTTCTCAGGATATGAGAAAAGAGGATAGCAAACATGAGCCTCTTGGTGATGCTCCTTGTTATCAAACTGGAGTTCTTCGTACGAATTGCATAGATTGCCTGGATCGCACAAATGTCGCACAGTATGCTTATGGCCTTGCTGCTTTGGGGAGGCAACTTCATGCGATGGGACTGACAGATGTTTCAAAAATCCACCCAGATAGCAGCATCGCTTCAGCTTTAATGGAAATGTACCAGAGCATGGGTGATGCACTTGCTCATCAGTACGGAGGCTCTGCAGCACATAATACG GTTTTCCCCGAGAGGCAAGGGAAGTGGAAGGCTACTACTCAATCTAGGGAGTTTCTGAAATCAATTAAACGATATTACAGCAATGCTTACACCGACGGTGAGAAACAAGATGCTATAAATTT ATTTCTGGGTTATTTCCAACCTCAAGAAGGAAAACCGGCTCTCTGGGATCTGGATACTGATTACTATCTCCACGTGACAACAGCTGGTGATGATAGCTACCATCTTAG TTCCCCACATGGAAATAATGTGCCCGGGGGATCTGGAGATGCCATGAGCCCAAGACCCACATTGAGCCCTGTGCCAGCATGTAAAGAGGACTTTTCTAGGATGAAACTTACTTCATTCGACAAACTTATAGAAAGAACCTGTAGTTCGATAAGGAATGTGAGGCTTCACTGTGATGCTGATCTAAGGCCAAGTGGTGGTGTTGGAACTTCTGCAATGGCACCCGATGCAGC TGAGATACAACTTAAAAGCCCAAACTGGTTGTTTGGTCAAAGAAAACATGCAGAGACAGTTCCAACAACAAAAGTTACTCCAGTTGAAAATGCGAACGAGGGAAACAAAGATGAGACGAATGTGTCTCTGTGTGGGGAGCTGAACTGGCTTTCCTCCTCGGCAGATTCATGCGAGGAGGACAACTTCAGAAG GTATCTAGCATTCACGACAGCGGATGTAGACAATGGCTGGTACAGTGGAGCACTGCTATACGATCAAGATGAGAACAGCGGTGCTTATAAACATTACTCCGAATTTTGCCAG GGTCCAGTCATGGATCCTTTTGAGCACGACCCAGAGAAAGAAGGGCACTACAGGGAGGCTCTTAGCATGGACATCGAACTTACGGACGATGCACAGGTGGAGGCAGAAATGAAAGCCGCTCTGGACGACTACCAGGTGATAGGTTCAGACCTGAGCATCATCCCGTCGTGCGGCTCCCTCGCCGAGGACCCAAGCCAGCTGACAAGGTGGATCATTGGGGACGAGAAGCTGCGCGTCGTCGGCGCTGTGCAGTAG
- the LOC123147623 gene encoding phosphatidylinositol-3-phosphatase SAC1 isoform X2 gives MITIPHSSVQTDVATSKNELRYKKLLASVDLTKDFFYSYTYPIMQSLQQNVTSAGMKETPYENLFVWNTFLTEPIRSRCRNALWSVALVHGHFKQVKLSVFGRELNVILISRRSRHFAGTRYLKRGVNDHGKVANDVETEQIVFEEEAGSWKGRMSAIVQMRGSIPLFWSQEAGRLSPKPDIFVQRYDPTYEATKLHFDDLAQRYGQPIIILNLIKTVEKRPREMMLRREFFNAVGYLNQNVPEERKLRFIHWDFHKFAKSKSANVLGVLGGVASEALDLTGFYYSGKPKVQKRRSIQLSRTSTARDVEIRASSGDLPRLSSNADALGSIASQDMRKEDSKHEPLGDAPCYQTGVLRTNCIDCLDRTNVAQYAYGLAALGRQLHAMGLTDVSKIHPDSSIASALMEMYQSMGDALAHQYGGSAAHNTVFPERQGKWKATTQSREFLKSIKRYYSNAYTDGEKQDAINLFLGYFQPQEGKPALWDLDTDYYLHVTTAGDDSYHLSSPHGNNVPGGSGDAMSPRPTLSPVPACKEDFSRMKLTSFDKLIERTCSSIRNVRLHCDADLRPSGGVGTSAMAPDAAEIQLKSPNWLFGQRKHAETVPTTKVTPVENANEGNKDETNVSLCGELNWLSSSADSCEEDNFRRYLAFTTADVDNGWYSGALLYDQDENSGAYKHYSEFCQGPVMDPFEHDPEKEGHYREALSMDIELTDDAQVEAEMKAALDDYQVIGSDLSIIPSCGSLAEDPSQLTRWIIGDEKLRVVGAVQ, from the exons ATGATCACCATCCCGCACTCATCTGTACAGACAGATGTTGCAACCTCTAAGAACGAGCTAAG GTACAAGAAGCTTTTGGCCAGTGTTGATCTCACAAAGGATTTCTTCTATAGCTACACATACCCAATCATGCAGAGCTTGCAGCAGAATGTCACCTCTGCAGGGATGAAGGAAACACCTTATGAAAATTTGTTTGTATGGAACACTTTTCTGACAGAGCCGATTCGCTCAAGGTGCCGCAATGCTCTGTGGAGTGTAGCTCTCGTTCATGGACACTTTAAGCAG GTCAAGCTGTCAGTATTTGGCAGGGAGTTAAATGTTATTCTCATTTCGAGAAGATCTCGGCATTTTGCTGGGACACG GTATTTGAAAAGAGGCGTGAATGACCATGGAAAAGTTGCAAACGATGTTGAAACAGAGCAAATAGTATTTGAAGAGGAAGCTGGTTCCTGGAAGGGAAGAATGAGTGCAATAGTACAGAtgcgaggatcgatccctctcttTTGGTCACAAGAGGCTGGCCGACTTAGTCCTAAGCCTGATATTTTTG TGCAGAGGTATGATCCTACTTATGAAGCAACCAAGTTACATTTTGATGATCTCGCTCAGCGATATGGACAGCCTATCATAATACTTAATTTAATAAAG ACTGTTGAAAAAAGGCCAAGGGAGATGATGCTCAGGCGTGAATTCTTTAATGCAGTTGGATATCTTAATCAGAATGTCCCAGAAGAGAGGAAACTGAGATTCATACACTGGGATTTTCATAAATTTGCGAAAAG CAAGTCCGCAAATGTGCTGGGTGTTTTAGGAGGTGTGGCGAGTGAAGCACTGGACCTTACTGGATTTTACTACAGTGGGAAGCCAAAAGTTCAGAAAAGAAGGTCTATCCAGCTTAGTCGAACTAGCACTGCAAG GGATGTTGAAATAAGAGCTAGTTCTGGAGACCTTCCGAGACTCTCTAGCAATGCTGATGCACTTGGTTCTATAGCTTCTCAGGATATGAGAAAAGAGGATAGCAAACATGAGCCTCTTGGTGATGCTCCTTGTTATCAAACTGGAGTTCTTCGTACGAATTGCATAGATTGCCTGGATCGCACAAATGTCGCACAGTATGCTTATGGCCTTGCTGCTTTGGGGAGGCAACTTCATGCGATGGGACTGACAGATGTTTCAAAAATCCACCCAGATAGCAGCATCGCTTCAGCTTTAATGGAAATGTACCAGAGCATGGGTGATGCACTTGCTCATCAGTACGGAGGCTCTGCAGCACATAATACG GTTTTCCCCGAGAGGCAAGGGAAGTGGAAGGCTACTACTCAATCTAGGGAGTTTCTGAAATCAATTAAACGATATTACAGCAATGCTTACACCGACGGTGAGAAACAAGATGCTATAAATTT ATTTCTGGGTTATTTCCAACCTCAAGAAGGAAAACCGGCTCTCTGGGATCTGGATACTGATTACTATCTCCACGTGACAACAGCTGGTGATGATAGCTACCATCTTAG TTCCCCACATGGAAATAATGTGCCCGGGGGATCTGGAGATGCCATGAGCCCAAGACCCACATTGAGCCCTGTGCCAGCATGTAAAGAGGACTTTTCTAGGATGAAACTTACTTCATTCGACAAACTTATAGAAAGAACCTGTAGTTCGATAAGGAATGTGAGGCTTCACTGTGATGCTGATCTAAGGCCAAGTGGTGGTGTTGGAACTTCTGCAATGGCACCCGATGCAGC TGAGATACAACTTAAAAGCCCAAACTGGTTGTTTGGTCAAAGAAAACATGCAGAGACAGTTCCAACAACAAAAGTTACTCCAGTTGAAAATGCGAACGAGGGAAACAAAGATGAGACGAATGTGTCTCTGTGTGGGGAGCTGAACTGGCTTTCCTCCTCGGCAGATTCATGCGAGGAGGACAACTTCAGAAG GTATCTAGCATTCACGACAGCGGATGTAGACAATGGCTGGTACAGTGGAGCACTGCTATACGATCAAGATGAGAACAGCGGTGCTTATAAACATTACTCCGAATTTTGCCAG GGTCCAGTCATGGATCCTTTTGAGCACGACCCAGAGAAAGAAGGGCACTACAGGGAGGCTCTTAGCATGGACATCGAACTTACGGACGATGCACAGGTGGAGGCAGAAATGAAAGCCGCTCTGGACGACTACCAGGTGATAGGTTCAGACCTGAGCATCATCCCGTCGTGCGGCTCCCTCGCCGAGGACCCAAGCCAGCTGACAAGGTGGATCATTGGGGACGAGAAGCTGCGCGTCGTCGGCGCTGTGCAGTAG